DNA from Nitrospira sp.:
CGGGGATACAGGAAGGAGTTCAGCCATGTATAGAGCCGTGACCTTGAAAGCGATGGTTGTCGGACTCGGATTGATGAGCCTCTGTCTGCTTATCATGCCGATCATCGTCTCCTGGCAGCCGGGTTTCCAGCCGCGTGCATCGGCTGCGGAATCCGATGCCACGCCATCCGAATCCGCAGAAGCGACCAACGGAGGAGAACAGAAGATCGAAAAGGCGCACGATGTCTATTACAAGACGGAAGGGATCGTGTCGGGCGGGCCTGCTCCGCAAGCGACCGACAGCGCGAAAGATTATCCTCGCTACAATTTTGAAAGCCGCGTGCTGATTTGGTTCGCCAATCAGCAGCACCTGTATTACGGCAGCTTTGTCCTGGCGGTGCCCATCTTCTGCATGATCATCGAGTTCATGGGGATGGCGTCCAAGGACAAGACCATGGCCCAGCGATACGATCGACTCGCGTACGATTTCGTGAAGATCAGTCTTACGGCCTACTCGTTGACGGCCATTCTCGGAGGTATTCTGGTCTTCACGTTCCTGACCCTGTACCCGACGTTTTTCGGATACCTGTCCAGTATTTTCAGGCCGGTCATGCACCTCTACGCGCTGTTGTTCGTGGCCGAGAGCGGGACGCTCTATGTCTATTACTATGGCTGGGACAAGATGAAAGAAGGGTTTCTCAAATGGATTCATCTGAGCCTGGCGGTCGTGTTGAACACCATCGGCACGGTGCTCATGTTTCTTGTCAACTCCTGGATCGGCTTTATGATGTCTCCGGCCGGGGTGGACGAACAGGGGCGTTATCTCGGCAACATCTGGCACGTCATCCATACGGCGTTGTGGAATCCGCTCAACCTGCATCGGATTCTCGGCAATATGGCGTTCGGCGGCAGTGTCGTCGCGGCCTATGCGGCCTATCGGTTCCTGGCGGCGAAGACGAGCGAGGAGCGTGCCCATTACGATTGGATGGGCTACGTGGCGATGTTCATCGCGGTCATCTTCCTCATTCCCTTGCCCTTCGCCGGCTATTGGCTGATGCGCGAGGTCTACGCCTATCGCCAGCAAATGGGCATCACGCTGATGGGCGGCCTCCTGGCCTGGCTCTTTATCATTCAAGCCACCATGATCGGCGCGCTGTTCCTCACGTCGAGCTACTACCTCTGGCAATGTCTGGATCGCATGAGGGGGGCGGAGCGGTATCAGAAGTACATCAAGTATGTGCTGTTCGTGATGGTGGCGGGCTTCCTGGTCTTCATCACGCCGCATACGATGGTCATGACCCCGGCCGAATTGAAGGCGATGGGCGGTCAACAGCATCCGGTGCTGGGCAACTTTGGAGTCATGTCGGCCAAGAACGGCGGCATCAATATCCTGATCGTCGCCACGATTTTGAGCTTTATCTGGTATCAACGCGGCAACAAGGTGCCCACCGTGTCCTGGACGAAGTTCGGCAACATTTTCATGGGCTGTTTTTTCGCCATCGGAGCTCTCAACATCATCTGGCTGGCCATTTACGGCTATTACATCCCGGCGAACGTGCGCGTAGGCCTGTCGGTGCCGCAGGTCGCGACCACGCTCTCCTGTCTGGTCTTCATGACCACCCTCAATCTCTTCATGCTGCGCGGCGCGAAGCTGGCCGGGCCGGTGGAATGGGGCAAGATGGCCGGACGATCGCAATATGCCTTGATCATGCTGGCGACCGAGTTCACTTGGATGATGGCGTTGATGGGGTACATCCGCTCGTCCGTCCGGCTGTTCTGGCACGTGAACGAAATCATGCGCGACAACAGTCCCTGGGCCTACACCCATACCGTGGGGTTTGCGGCCAACATGATCTCCTTCAACGTGTTGTTCTTCTGGACCAGTATCCTGTTCGTCTTTTGGCTGGCGACGCTGGGAGAAAAGAAAGTCAAGCAGGCAGAGTCGGATCCCTTGCCCGGTCTGGTTCCGGAACCGGCGGCAAGGCGATGAACGGCGTGCAGAGGCCATGAACTCGGCCCAACTCTCAGCCGGGCAGTTCGTATTTTTTCAGCTTGGCCAGCAGGGTCTTGTAGTCGATGTGGAGGGTCTGGGCGGCTTTGGTTTTGTTGCCGCCGCAGGCCTTGAGCACACGTTCGATGTGCAGCCGTTCGATCTCGTCGAGCGGAAGTTGCGTGGGATCGTCGGGGGTCGTCCATGGTGTTCGAGGAAGCACCTGCAGCACCTCCTCGCGGGTGATCGGTCCGCGGTTCGGGCTCATGAGCACGATGCGTTCGATGACATTGCGCAACTCGCGGACGTTGCCGGGCCAACGGTAGGTCGTCAGGAGTTCGAGCGCCGCCTGAGAGACCGTTCGCGCCGTCGCTCCCGGCATGTGGAGGTTGTTCAGCATATGGCCGACGAGGGCCGGGAGGTCCTCGCGCCGTTCCCTCAAGGGCGGAACCGGGAGGGTGACGGTGTTGATGCGATAGAGGAGGTCGTCTCGAAATCGGCCTTGCAGTACCAGCTCTTGCAAGTCTCGATTGGTCGCACAGATGATGCGGACATCGGCCCGAAGTGTGCGCGTGCTGCCGACGGGGCGGTATTCGTTGCGGTCCAGAACGCGCAGCAAGCTCACCTGCATCGGCCCCGGCATTTCGCCGACTTCATCCAGAAACAGCGATCCACCCTCGGCGGCGGCGAGCAGCCCGGGCTTTGCCGTCACGGCACCGGTAAACGCGCCCTTCTCGTATCCGAATAATTCGCTCTCCAGCAACTCGCGACTGATCGCCCCGCAATTGACGGCGATGCAGGGACCTCCGGCTCGGCGGCTCTGGGCGTGCAGCAGGCGCGCCACGACTTCTTTTCCGGAACCGGTTTCCCCTTGAATGAGCACCGGTGCCAGCGAGGGGGCGACCCGAGCGACTTGAGCCTGCAACGTCCGCCAGGCCTGGCTCACACCCGCGACGATCGTATCCTGCCGATAGCCTCCGAGGCGTGCGGCCAGGTTCTCGCGTCGAAGCCCGCGGACCGTCCGGAGCTTGGCGAGGGCGGCCTTGACGGCTGCGCCGTCGAACGGGGTGTCTTTGATGAGAAAATCCCACGCGCCGTCTTTGATGGCCGCGACGGCATCCTTCACATTCCCGTGACCGGTCAACACGATCACATCGACATCCGGTTGATGTTCTTTCACCCAACGGAGGATCGCGCGCCCATCGATGCCCGGCATGCGGAGATCGGTGATGATACAGTCGAATGAAGCGGCACGGAGGCGATCGAGGCCCTGTTGCCCGCCTCCGGCCGTCTGCACGTCGCAGCCTTCTTCGCGAAGCGCCTGTTCCACGACGAGGCGGACGAATTCTTCATCGTCGATGACGAGGATGTGCATGGCTTCGGCTCTCAGCAAACAGTTTTCAGCCATCAGCGTTCGGTTTTATCTCAGGACCGAGGCTGAGTGCTGACGGCTTCGTGGCGATCTGGAAATCCAAGGTAGAACGT
Protein-coding regions in this window:
- a CDS encoding Two-component transcriptional response regulator, AtoC family, producing MHILVIDDEEFVRLVVEQALREEGCDVQTAGGGQQGLDRLRAASFDCIITDLRMPGIDGRAILRWVKEHQPDVDVIVLTGHGNVKDAVAAIKDGAWDFLIKDTPFDGAAVKAALAKLRTVRGLRRENLAARLGGYRQDTIVAGVSQAWRTLQAQVARVAPSLAPVLIQGETGSGKEVVARLLHAQSRRAGGPCIAVNCGAISRELLESELFGYEKGAFTGAVTAKPGLLAAAEGGSLFLDEVGEMPGPMQVSLLRVLDRNEYRPVGSTRTLRADVRIICATNRDLQELVLQGRFRDDLLYRINTVTLPVPPLRERREDLPALVGHMLNNLHMPGATARTVSQAALELLTTYRWPGNVRELRNVIERIVLMSPNRGPITREEVLQVLPRTPWTTPDDPTQLPLDEIERLHIERVLKACGGNKTKAAQTLHIDYKTLLAKLKKYELPG